CACCGTGGTGGGCGGGCGCCTGCGACGTCATCTCGACAGCCATGTCCGCAACTGGCTGGCCACCGCGCTGGGTGTGGAAGTCGTTCTGCTGACCGTGCTTTCGATTCTCGCCGGGACCGGTGTGGTGGACTATCACGACAATCGCAAGTTCATGCTCATCGTTCTGGCAATGACGTTCGGTATCCAGAACGCGACCGCACGGCAGTTCGGCATCCAGGAGTTGAGCACCACGGTGCTGACCCAGACGATCGTCGGCATCGGTTACGACAGCCGACTGGCCGGGGGCACCGGGGACCGCGAGAAGTTGCGCTACGGCGTGGTGCTGACGATGTGTGGCGGCGCCGTGTTGGGAGCGACGCTGTCGCGCTTCACCGTTGCGCCGGTGATCGCGCTGGCGGCGGTGGTGGTGGCGACCAGTGCGCTCATCTTCAAGTTCGGGCCGGCTCCGGAGCCGGCGTCTGCGGAGAGTGCTCGCTGATCCAGGTGGCGCCCTCGTCGGCTGCGTGCAGCAGGGCGGTGAACTCGCCGAAGTAGTCGGCCACCGCGCCGACGCCAGGGAGCATGCCGAGATAGCGGTAAAGCTTTTGCGGGTGAGGTCTTTTCGTGATTTCGTCGCCGACCGCACGTAACGTACCGGCGAACTCCCAGAGCCTTCCCGGCAGGGATTGCGGTGGTACGTCGGAGTCGTCCGTAGGCGCTTCGGACAGCTGGCGGTCGCACAGGACAGCGCCGAGCAACTGCACCTGATCGTCGTAGTCGGTGACTCCATCCTCGCGGGCCACAGCACACAACACGATGGCCTGGTTGGTGAAGCCCAGGAAGTCCTGGATACCGAGCCGGTCGGCGATGACCCCGAATGCCCCGGGGAAGGCGACCAGGATGGTGGTGACGGCCCCGGCGCGGTGCACCCACCACTTCACGTGGCCGTGCTGATCCATCTCGGCCCAGGCCTTGGTGCCTGGCAGCTCAGCGAAATTGAGCAAAGCGGCGGCGATGTCAAGGGACTTGCCCACGGGGCCCTCGCCGGGTTCCTCGCGATGGGTGCGTCGTCTCAGCCCGAGCGGATCGAAACGGCTGAACACATCAAGTGCCGGGTTGATCACGGATACCGCGTGGTCGAGCGCACCCGCGACGTCAGCGTCCGAGAGGCGAGTGAACGGCAACAGGCTTATCCCCACCTCAGCTATCTTGCCGGATGCTCGCGGTTGTCGTCGTTCCGGTCCGAAAACTTGTCGAACCTCTCTGCTTTGATGAGGACCCGTCCACCCACCACACCCCCACCCCAGCCACCACGCGGGCCGACCGGGGAACGCGCCCACTGGTGGTGGTACCCACCCTTCCAACCCCAACCACCACCAGAAGCCGAGTAGCGCGCGGATGCGGTTGTCGATCAGGCGTAGCCGTCCACCCAGGTGCCGGTGTCGTCGGTGCGGACGACGAGGTTGACTCCTGGCGCCGCCATGAGTGCGGCCGCATGCGACGACGTCGGGACGTTGCCGGCCCGCGCGCACGTGCCTCGGTCGAAGCTCACGAGTCCGTCGTACGT
Above is a window of Mycolicibacterium boenickei DNA encoding:
- a CDS encoding YoaK family protein, producing the protein MAIASPVTQRSTVVALLLLTSATGIVDAVSVLVLGHVFVANMTGNVIFLGFWFVPGSGVDVTGALVAFIGFVLGTVVGGRLRRHLDSHVRNWLATALGVEVVLLTVLSILAGTGVVDYHDNRKFMLIVLAMTFGIQNATARQFGIQELSTTVLTQTIVGIGYDSRLAGGTGDREKLRYGVVLTMCGGAVLGATLSRFTVAPVIALAAVVVATSALIFKFGPAPEPASAESAR